A genomic segment from Ptychodera flava strain L36383 chromosome 23 unlocalized genomic scaffold, AS_Pfla_20210202 Scaffold_23__1_contigs__length_28996876_pilon, whole genome shotgun sequence encodes:
- the LOC139123668 gene encoding uncharacterized protein, whose product MTPIKTYPNYMVVGPYIGKSKTFRLVAVVEEELESIELGKQMKNKFPVECFKCNISYYGDNIGVATCNELTMEECPERLSGEMYWNPPGKLTSSSDAEFCMYRKENDVHEYICTIFDADLDVES is encoded by the exons ATGACCCCGATCAAAACCTATCCGAACTATATGGTTGTTGGACCGTACATTGgtaaaagtaaaactttcagaCTGGTTGCCGTGGTGGAAGAGGAACTTGAAAGTATAGAACTG GGAAAAcagatgaaaaataaattccCCGTCGAATGTTTCAAATGCAATATTAGCTATTATGGTGATAATATTGGAGTTGCAACATGCAACGAACTGACTATGGAA GAGTGTCCAGAACGACTTTCCGGAGAAATGTACTGGAATCCACCGGGAAAGCTTACATCCTCTTCAGACGCTGAGTTCTGTATGTACAGGAAGGAAAATGACGTACATGAATATATCTGCACGATCTTTGACGCCGATCTTGACGTCGAGTCCTAG